The following proteins are co-located in the Cryptosporidium parvum Iowa II chromosome 6, whole genome shotgun sequence genome:
- a CDS encoding Cut4/Apc1p/TSG24 family protein; meiotic check point regulator and 26S proteasome regulatory complex; PC-rep repeats — protein MINALILEKFAVKSKYTNSQINCVKECEDGYLDHREERNRINIQDDWEYPRKILIGSNKSEKLFYWSESEQKLCYTENDYHRSKCNYELISNKKGKKTNSIIKMIKPISWYETYFSKFGRCNMFINQNGELYFVNDRKNQRVMTEKIKIVVSLIPLKEGVIIVGYDRIETKLMINMAILGHPLEHPTKIVLKSSRNLFDKSNESKFNKVVIWGSVDFPLIMVYDQIEKNHTLYVYSYFNNNSSLIIESIWEDSSKYSKCAETIFISRTIFDNNFMISYHIPSASELKLVIFSESEFNDVCYGKKSIIEDKELTLQTIHNVKDVVPITFGHQQEKHELFGIHYLFGFNFVKSNQLFKQEKSQELPVFSLILIDTGMLLLYSGSELIINVNITSEQIGDFELLGISSGISNNFDALVKLNGNHSNKDHLLGIRCSINLLPEDFLVQIITKLLIRISNKEFSVSLIREILLNRSNKHWDILRKILLGETKDINTEQELKFSNMSSNGSIESPMSNGVYKKIKLFSDKDVCSNNKSKTWQILSKFWASYLEKNKKSPFDRIEFSNLISKGIIPHEFLEGKKYEYTNYSNSGYQNLEFKASPQCMYILHALYEELSLFPQFNALDNYQNRLMKDILIPLSKKLLLSNYYEYYQFLDSSFNFINEIKDDSNFSDWSFPPVLLDKLYFFTRFSKNNKKDIYFKVIEKHFPLQCFTIKLYEQLLNRSKNGEIIDLISKVGITNTILPILSPIISFPIEKFLNSYSNNVPNLSFDDNKYFLLGRLDMLSYAKNINSSYSSVNLKIASGSDNIAASVLPHGRNTVDDQKSMLENLQAYYKNKVDPFRITSAEKRTIIEIWKNDLTEYSDIGSFELSYKWCFQVFSYDNRYCDALELLSLKNPPQILLQRSSGAYPIDEESWDEFQRQRVVDAVQLVYTSLLGRAACTFGGSSFDISINKINRPVFVNKIYEVASNSLISVDIERFKEVCFDISVWNEFYMGVTQSLNYCYPYSKLPQDGFNKNKKLWIIEQMDTFSSQEDIPFISGFLYGISLSGFFKADKSDSITTFPLILEPKEIYKILENDGQSIKTCSMLLATAISALKSQNTTLLRLYLMHIPSILPSIYTKSLQISSISQYSAITSIGLLFSQSRSHQVIEILFSEFLRTVSDTDDQASINPNIYSISVAVSLGMVLQPNEESINTSFNTMIEDDITNALLSCISGNKLPKFLSSLASGPNLEHYTEFSGLERFKYQNENMDVGNNSKSNSSLSSGTNKFSNSSKNYCSKIVDSTLLAIPAALSLSIMHIRSKNKSISSSISIPFSRPEELVNYRPEVLIFMSLAKVVIEWEESSIPNKDFICSQIPSYLWYLPSDKIFPFPITSNKCSEIEPQVNSKLMHCISMGTLDWIHCIQARIAILSGIIWGLGIVFAGKRNIELKYTTTTILEYLDRIPLIQMPLSIASTIRDKSICSTHITIDRWSKELCIRVCLTSASLCFSGSGDKQILMQIKYFRAQLLESAQLLWTSSTAISPFSIFSIPPIEHVHSQLMAYNNALGFLFLSAGHFSFSNKDKLGSTFLILATHPIYPKDSSDISTPGIIFQPLRYLFISAMNYGRRVVIPKLVTCSPEPLNDSCDFSGIISEEKIYVPISVELKSGKVQFQSGRTEYYILPTVLPDWEDIINIKVLGDTYCPILIDFNKDKDTNCYQRLIKGELWVQTKNRNNGYCWNEANHIINQVKNYQFHNFQIYNFYDNQLNNKQMLYKYYGPNNKILSANSNVFSRCDEISDLYKNFSHTLVLEENKSFYRKMNNKEMHNKKAGCAPWRGAILNNYIDQILSTWNKINQDGNGCEILLSPEIIKILRITLNIDNDKKLQTILLNIHRRLQAQMSVLIRCVRYYYGAHNGTRIPSCDEKQSLRLFLSLNGMPLASHFNFIMKKKIESNTKIDTLLRKDYKKYEEIIAPILIMELPTLSSLGLQILKVFIYERYFKAQSASSQSIEAQQQIKLMLTRIFSSKNYF, from the coding sequence ATGATAAATGCACTGATATTAGAAAAGTTCGCTGTGAAAAGTAAATACACTAACTCCCAAATAAATTGCGTGAAAGAATGCGAGGATGGCTATTTAGATCATAGAGAAGAAAGAAacagaattaatattcaagatGATTGGGAATATCCTaggaaaatattaatcGGAAGCAATAAGTCGGAAAAGCTGTTTTATTGGTCGGAAAGTGAGCAGAAGCTCTGTTATACTGAGAATGACTATCATCGGAGCAAGTGCAATTACGAGcttatttccaataaaaaAGGCAAGAAAactaattcaataataaaaatgatcaaaCCAATTAGTTGGTATGAAActtatttctcaaaatttgGAAGATGTAATATGTTTATTAATCAGAATGGTGAGCTTTATTTTGTTAATGATAGGAAAAACCAGAGAGTTATGACcgaaaaaataaaaatagttGTAAGTTTAATCCCACTTAAGGAAGGAGTAATAATAGTTGGGTATGACAGAATTGAGACGAAGTTAATGATAAATATGGCCATATTAGGCCATCCACTTGAACATCCAACCAAGATTGTTCTAAAAAGttcaagaaatttatttgataagAGTAATGAATCAAAATTCAACAAGGTTGTGATATGGGGTTCAGTAGACTTTCCATTAATAATGGTTTATGatcaaatagaaaaaaatcaCACTTTATATGTCTATagttattttaataataattcatcaCTAATTATTGAGTCCATTTGGGAagattcttcaaaatattcaaaatgtGCAGaaacaatttttatttcaagaaCTATTTTTGATAACAATTTTATGATTTCATACCACATACCTTCTGCTTCAGAACTTAAACTAGTCATTTTTTCTGAAAGCGAATTTAATGATGTTTGCTATGGGAAAAAATCTATTATTGAAGACAAAGAACTAACATTACAAACGATACATAATGTGAAAGATGTGGTACCAATTACGTTTGGGCACCAGCAAGAAAAGCATGAGCTATTTggaattcattatttatttggatttaattttgttaagtcaaatcaactttttaaacaagaaaaatCCCAAGAATTACCTGTTTTTTCCTTAATCTTAATAGATACGGGAATGCTTTTACTTTATTCAGGTTCAGAGCTAATTataaatgtaaatattaCAAGTGAGCAAATAGgagattttgaattattggGAATTAGCTCTggaatttcaaataattttgatgCACTAGTCAAATTGAACGGTAATCATTCCAATAAAGATCATTTGTTGGGAATTAGATGCTCGATTAATCTACTCCCTGAAGATTTTTTAGtccaaataataacaaaacTACTAATAAGAATTTCgaataaagaattttcaGTAAGCCTAATTAGGGagattttattgaatagATCAAATAAACATTGGGATATTTTACgcaaaatattattaggTGAGActaaagatattaatactGAACAAGAGTTAAAGTTTTCGAACATGAGCTCAAATGGTTCAATTGAATCTCCGATGTCAAATGGAGTGTATAAAAAGataaagttattttcaGATAAAGATGTTTGCTCAAATAATAAGTCAAAAACATGgcaaatattatcaaagtTTTGGGCAAGTTATTTggagaaaaataaaaaatcaCCGTTTGATAGAATTGAATtctcaaatttaatttctaaGGGAATAATTCCTCATGAATTTTTAGAGGGGAAAAAGTATGAATATACTAATTATTCAAACAGTGGATACCAAAATTTAGAGTTTAAGGCCAGTCCACAGTGTATGTACATTTTACATGCACTTTATGAAGAACTAAGCTTGTTCCCTCAATTTAATGCTTTAGATAATTACCAAAACCGATTGATGAAGGATATTTTAATTCCTCTTTCAAAGAAACTACTCTTATCTAATTATTATGAATACTACCAATTTTTAGattcttcatttaatttcataaatgaaataaaagacgattcaaatttttcagATTGGAGCTTTCCTCCAGTATTATTAGACAAACTATATTTTTTTACAAGGTTTTccaagaataataaaaaagacatttattttaaagtAATTGAGAAACACTTTCCTTTGCAATGCTTTACTATAAAACTTTATGAACAATTACTCAATAGATCTAAAAACGGAGAgataattgatttaatttctaaAGTTGGGATTACTAACACTATATTACCCATTTTAAGCccaattatttcatttccAATTGAGAAATTTCTAAATAGCTACTCGAATAATGTTCCCAACTTGAGTTTCGATGATAACAAATACTTTTTGTTAGGAAGACTAGACATGCTAAGCTAcgcaaaaaatattaactcATCTTACTCTAGTGTTAACCTTAAAATTGCAAGTGGGTCAGATAACATTGCAGCATCTGTTCTCCCACATGGAAGGAACACTGTAGATGACCAAAAAAGTATGTTGGAAAATTTGCAGGCCTATTATAAGAATAAAGTGGACCCATTCAGAATAACTTCAGCCGAAAAAAGAACgataatagaaatatgGAAAAATGATCTGACTGAATATTCAGATATTGGATCCTTTGAATTGTCCTATAAATGGTGTTTTCAAGTATTCTCCTATGACAATAGATATTGCGATGCACTGGAGCTACTTTCACTAAAAAACCCTCCTCAAATATTACTTCAACGCTCTTCAGGTGCATACCCTATTGATGAAGAATCTTGGGATGAGTTTCAAAGGCAAAGAGTAGTAGATGCGGTACAATTAGTTTACACTAGCTTACTTGGAAGAGCAGCATGTACATTTGGCGGATCTTCatttgatatttcaataaataaaataaaccGTCCCGtatttgtaaataaaatttatgAAGTTGCGTCCAACTCTTTGATAAGCGTTGACATAGAGAGATTTAAAGAAGTTTGCTTTGACATATCAGTTTGGAATGAATTTTATATGGGAGTTACTCAATCCCTGAATTATTGCTACCCATACTCTAAATTACCTCAGGATGGttttaacaaaaataaaaagctCTGGATAATTGAGCAGATGGATACATTCTCTTCTCAAGAAGATATTCCATTTATATCTGGTTTTTTATATGGGATCTCATTAAGTGGATTCTTTAAAGCGGACAAATCTGATTCAATAACAACCTTCCCTTTAATTTTGGAGCCAAAAGAGATTTATAAAATTCTAGAGAATGATGGTCAATCAATAAAAACTTGTTCGATGTTGTTAGCAACCGCTATTTCTGCCCTCAAATCTCAAAATACTACACTTTTAAGGCTTTATTTAATGCATATTCCCAGCATACTTCCAAGTATTTATACAAAGTCTCTTCAAATATCTAGCATAAGTCAATATTCGGCAATAACTTCAATTGGGCTTTTGTTTTCCCAAAGCCGTAGTCATCAAGTcatagaaatattattttcagagTTTCTAAGAACAGTCTCTGATACTGATGACCAGGCCTCAATTAATCCAAACATTTACTCAATATCTGTTGCAGTTTCTCTCGGAATGGTGCTCCAACCAAATGAGGAATCAATTAACACATCCTTTAATACAATGATAGAAGATGACATTACTAACGCTTTGTTAAGCTGTATTTCGGGAAATAAGCTTCCTAAATTTCTTTCGAGCCTTGCATCTGGTCCAAATCTTGAGCATTATACAGAATTTTCTGGACTTGAAAGGTTCAAGTAccaaaatgaaaatatggATGTGggaaataattcaaaatcaaatagTAGTTTATCTTCTGGTACAAACAAATTCTCAAACTCTAGTAAAAATTACTGTTCTAAAATTGTGGACTCAACTTTGCTTGCTATCCCTGCGGCACTTTCTCTTTCAATCATGCATATTAgaagtaaaaataaatcaatttcaagTTCAATTTCTATACCATTTAGTCGGCCAGAAGAACTAGTAAATTATAGGCCGGAGGTACTTATTTTTATGTCTTTAGCAAAAGTTGTAATTGAATGGGAAGAAAGTAGCATTCCAAACAAGGATTTCATTTGTAGTCAAATCCCTAGTTACCTCTGGTACCTCCCTTCGGACAAAATCTTCCCTTTTCCAATTACTTCAAACAAATGCTCAGAGATCGAACCACAAGTTAATTCAAAGCTAATGCACTGCATTTCTATGGGAACTTTAGATTGGATTCACTGTATCCAAGCACGTATTGCTATTCTCTCTGGGATAATTTGGGGGCTAGGCATAGTGTTCGCAGGGAAAAGGAATATCGAATTAAAATATACAACCACAACAATACTTGAATACTTAGATAGAATTCctttaattcaaatgcCTCTTAGTATTGCATCTACAATTAGAGATAAGTCTATCTGTAGTACACACATTACAATTGACAGGTGGTCAAAGGAGCTTTGTATTAGAGTTTGTCTTACTAGCGCATCTTTATGTTTTTCAGGAAGTGGTGataaacaaattttgatgcaaataaaatatttcagaGCGCAATTATTGGAGTCTGCTCAGTTATTATGGACTAGTTCAACTGCTATTTCACCATTCAGCATATTTTCCATACCACCAATTGAACATGTCCATAGTCAATTAATGGCGTATAACAATGCTCTTGGGTTTCTTTTCTTGTCTGCCGGGCATTTTTCCTTTAGCAATAAAGACAAACTTGGTTCGacatttttaatattagcAACACACCCAATATATCCCAAAGATTCTTCTGATATTAGTACTCCAGGAATAATATTCCAACCATTGAGATATCTTTTCATTTCAGCGATGAACTACGGTCGAAGAGTTGTTATCCCGAAACTTGTAACTTGCTCGCCGGAACCTTTAAATGATAGTTGCGATTTTAGTGGTATTATttcagaagaaaaaatatatgtCCCCATCTCAGTCGAGCTTAAATCAGGCAAAGTTCAATTTCAAAGTGGGAGGACAGAATATTACATTCTTCCTACAGTTTTACCAGATTGGGAAGacataataaatattaaagtacTAGGAGATACTTACTGCCcaattttaattgattttaataaagataaagatACTAATTGTTATCAAAGGCTAATAAAAGGGGAACTTTGGGTTCAAACTAAAAACAGAAATAATGGTTATTGCTGGAATGAGGCAAACCACATCATCAATCAAGTTAAAAATTACCAGTTTCATAATTTCCagatatataatttttatgacaatcaattaaataataagcAAATGCtctataaatattatgGGCCAAACaataaaattctttctGCTAATTCAAATGTTTTCAGTCGATGTGACGAAATAAGCGATTTATACAAGAATTTCTCGCATACGCTAGTGCTGGAAGAAAATAAGTCGTTTTATCgtaaaatgaataataaagaaatgcATAATAAAAAAGCTGGTTGTGCACCATGGCGTGGTGCTATTTTAAACAATTATATAGatcaaattctttcaaCTTGGAATAAGATCAACCAGGATGGGAATGGATGTGAAATTCTATTATCTCCTGAAATTATAAAGATATTGAGAATCACACTTAACATAGATAATGACAAAAAACTACAGACAATACTTCTAAATATTCATCGTAGGCTGCAAGCACAAATGAGCGTTTTAATTCGTTGTGTTAGATACTACTACGGCGCACACAATGGAACAAGAATTCCATCCTGCGATGAGAAACAGTCACTAAGGTTATTTCTTTCTCTAAATGGTATGCCACTAGCTTCCCattttaactttattatgaaaaaaaaaattgaatcaaaCACAAAGATCGATACTCTGCTTAGAAAagattataaaaaatacGAGGAGATCATTGCTCCTATATTAATTATGGAACTCCCTACATTATCTTCTTTAGGGcttcaaattctaaaaGTGTTTATATACGAACGCTATTTTAAAGCTCAAAGTGCAAGCTCGCAATCAATAGAAGCTCAAcaacaaataaaattaatgcTTACTCgtatattttcttctaaaaattacttttag
- a CDS encoding sphingomyelinase C precursor — MWADEDELPDRISFLTFNAGLLEYRICGVKLYQNPPYTSHRLLQIPSALRGINADIIALQEVFDEKHSDYIIESLQPVYPYFARETKQSQNQKSMRWQPISVIHNQLALHNGLLVLSKYPILNARFTCFSDVTLIEEWFVSKGMLEVTIQLPGMDKSPLTLFNIHMASGAVNPESETIETLRNKEIEQLLGACDHAIRRGEVPVIIGDLNAAPNCCGSNYNYFIDRGWRDCFECFKHENRYSTSASSNISSQINLKSRQNDFDYKGKQTYIDMDDLYDDLSCYSKENFAHREEQIEEEEHATPSSNDSFSTRIEIDTTPMINMSIGSSSINKGNDDVAVVNKLVSSFAVAKAAVEVAKRGFSSCSPESTSIEVVSTTKSSNCSNNINEFQENYPIKQYFPGNKDYCSSKLFSSDFTWDPNNPLNVIGPHSNCHGQRCDHIFLPPTHLSKKLAQYEPYKSSVILREPRVLVDGWCFGCVGSTVLVTLSDHYGVYVELKRKLDNNYRNSQY; from the coding sequence ATGTGGGCGGACGAAGATGAACTTCCTGATCGAATAAGCTTTCTTACATTTAATGCAGGGCTCCTTGAATATCGTATTTGTGGAGTAAAGTTGTATCAAAACCCTCCATATACTTCTCACAGGTTACTACAGATCCCATCAGCATTAAGGGGAATAAATGCTGATATTATTGCGTTGCAAGAAgtatttgatgaaaaaCACTCTGACTATATTATTGAGTCTTTACAGCCCGTTTATCCATATTTTGCTCGTGAAACAAAACAAAGCCAGAATCAAAAGTCAATGAGATGGCAGCCAATATCTGTTATACATAATCAGTTGGCACTACATAATGGATTGTTGGTGCTTAGTAAATATCCTATATTAAATGCAAGATTCACATGTTTCAGCGATGTAACATTGATTGAAGAATGGTTTGTCAGCAAGGGAATGTTAGAGGTAACAATTCAATTACCAGGAATGGATAAATCCCCTTTAAccttatttaatattcataTGGCAAGTGGAGCGGTTAATCCTGAATCAGAAACAATTGAAACACTCAGAAACAAGGAAATTGAACAACTTTTAGGAGCTTGTGATCATGCAATCCGTAGAGGAGAGGTTCCTGTCATTATAGGAGACTTAAATGCAGCCCCAAACTGCTGTGGTAGTAATTATAACTATTTTATTGATAGAGGCTGGAGAGATTGCTTTGAATGTTTCAAACATGAAAATAGATATAGCACATCCGCTTCATCGAATATAAGTTCTCAAATAAACTTAAAATCTAGGCAAAATGACTTTGACTATAAAGGGAAGCAAACATACATAGATATGGATGACCTTTACGACGATTTAAGCTGCTattctaaagaaaattttgcTCATAGAGAAGAGCAAATCGAGGAGGAAGAACACGCAACTCCCTCTAGTAACGATTCTTTCTCAACTAGGATTGAAATTGACACCACTCCGATGATTAATATGAGTATTGGGTCATCAAGCATAAATAAAGGAAATGATGATGTTGCAGTAGTAAATAAGCTTGTTTCATCATTTGCAGTTGCAAAGGCTGCAGTTGAGGTAGCTAAAAGAGGATTTTCATCATGTTCCCCAGAATCTACAAGTATCGAAGTTGTGTCAACTacaaaatcttcaaattgttcaaataatataaatgaatttcAGGAGAACTATCCAATTAAACAATACTTTCCAGGTAATAAAGATTATTGTAGTAGTAAACTATTTTCATCCGATTTTACATGGGACCCAAATAATCCTCTTAATGTTATCGGTCCGCACAGTAATTGTCATGGTCAAAGATGTGACCATATATTTCTCCCGCCAACCCATCTATCCAAAAAGCTGGCTCAATACGAACCTTATAAGTCTAGCGTTATTCTAAGAGAACCTAGAGTTCTTGTTGACGGTTGGTGTTTTGGTTGTGTTGGATCAACTGTACTAGTTACTCTCAGTGACCATTATGGGGTATACGTAGAACTTAAAAGGAAGCTCGACAATAATTACAGAAATTCgcaatattaa
- a CDS encoding CpTSP6 extracellular membrane-associated protein with a signal peptide, an apple domain, TSP1 domain and a C-terminal transmembrane domain, which translates to MNVLLLLLYLSLIYCSYCSIQRAGVKQINTLTPQSIERKEGTIIDQNSRNFCQYTDFRWSSCICDRNIMIGVRSLIKEQTENCSPEVTIIELPCDKSSCNQKLLTTSDGVACPSLANIDGVCDHSKNFLTDVMAKSFEMCRSFCSVMVNCTHFIMDTKNSRCKLYSGNKICGKEAPGITTGLAGFDTNPCSECTVGIWGGLSECKKPVDFDPNLLGCGEAVRRRISNGDVDADCPYRTETWTCSLPGQTCDMRTEISDIYLKSKPENDDKSESYKLLEISLIFAGIVTGILIFVPTSLIFPKIGQFFYGKRLYSLLSGNELDSSRTPVNETINNPDDYEEWEEDMNVEYETEFTIDNR; encoded by the coding sequence ATGAATGTTTTGctgttattattatatctATCCTTGATTTACTGCTCCTACTGTTCAATTCAAAGAGCAGGGGTGAAGCaaataaatactttaaCACCTCAAAGCATAGAACGTAAAGAAGGAACGATAATTGATCAAAATTCTAGAAACTTTTGCCAGTATACGGACTTTCGTTGGTCGAGCTGCATTTGTGATAGGAATATTATGATTGGTGTTCGATCTTTGATAAAAGAGCAGACAGAAAATTGCTCTCCCGAAGTTACAATTATTGAACTTCCGTGTGACAAGTCTTCTTGCAATCAAAAACTTTTAACTACATCAGATGGTGTTGCATGCCCTTCGCTTGCAAATATTGATGGAGTATGTGACCATTCCAAAAATTTTTTGACTGATGTTATGGCAAAATCATTTGAAATGTGCAGATCATTTTGCTCCGTAATGGTAAATTGTACGCACTTTATTATGGATACAAAAAACTCAAGATGTAAACTTTACTCTGGAAATAAAATATGTGGTAAAGAGGCTCCTGGAATTACAACAGGCCTAGCTGGCTTCGACACAAACCCATGTTCAGAATGTACAGTTGGTATATGGGGCGGCTTATCAGAGTGCAAAAAACCCGTAGACTTTGATCCTAATCTATTAGGGTGTGGAGAGGCTGTCCGCAGAAGGATTTCCAATGGTGATGTTGATGCAGACTGTCCGTACAGGACTGAGACTTGGACCTGCTCATTGCCAGGGCAAACCTGTGATATGAGAACTGAAATATCTGATATTTATCTAAAATCAAAACcagaaaatgatgataaaTCAGAGTCttataaattattggaaatttCTCTGATTTTTGCAGGAATTGTCACAGggattttaatttttgtacCAACTTCACTTATCTTTCCTAAAATTGGCCAATTTTTTTATGGAAAAAGGTTGTATTCTTTGCTGTCTGGGAATGAGTTAGATTCAAGCCGAACTCCTGTAAATGAAACGATTAACAATCCGGATGACTATGAAGAATGGGAAGAGGACATGAATGTAGAGTATGAAACGGAATTCACAATAGATAATAGATAG